Proteins encoded together in one Amblyomma americanum isolate KBUSLIRL-KWMA chromosome 1, ASM5285725v1, whole genome shotgun sequence window:
- the LOC144104119 gene encoding histone H4-like encodes MSGRGKGGKGLGKGGAKRHSKVLRDNIQGITKSAIRRLARRGGVQRISGLIYEETRGVLKVFLENVIRDALTYTEHAKRKTVTAMDVVYALKRRGRTLYGFGG; translated from the coding sequence ATGTCTGGTCGTGGAAAAGGCGGAAAGGGACTCGGAAAAGGAGGTGCTAAGCGGCACAGCAAGGTTCTTCGTGACAACATCCAGGGTATCACGAAGTCAGCCATTCGCCGTCTCGCCCGCCGTGGTGGCGTTCAGCGCATCTCCGGTCTCATCTACGAAGAAACGAGAGGTGTGCTCAAGGTATTCCTGGAAAACGTCATTCGCGATGCCCTCACTTACACCGAGCATGCCAAGAGAAAAACTGTGACGGCCATGGACGTTGTCTATGCTCTGAAGAGACGGGGCAGGACCCTCTATGGTTTCGGCGGTTAA